One window of Siniperca chuatsi isolate FFG_IHB_CAS linkage group LG15, ASM2008510v1, whole genome shotgun sequence genomic DNA carries:
- the LOC122862276 gene encoding E3 ubiquitin-protein ligase TRIM35-like, with translation MAFRVEENLYCSICRDIYKEPVLLSCSHSFCKACLQRWWTEKTTLECPLCKSTSLQSDPPLNLALKNLCEGFLLERTERLSTGSADLCSLHAEKLKHFCQDHYQPVCLICLHSNSHTNHRIMPIDEAARAYKEVLQGLLKPIQEKLWLFSDIKENFDQTAQDTELQAQDTERQIKEVFSMLQKFLQKEVEVRVAALRAEKKQKSEMMKRKSEALSTEIAALSDTIRETEEVLRAEDLPFLQNFKTAAETVQLSLPDIPEPIPSALIDMAEHLNNLSFKILDSVKEKVTSTRSVQKP, from the coding sequence ATGGCTTTTCGGGTTGAGGAGAATCTTTACTGTTCTATCTGTCGTGACATCTATAAAGAGCCTGTCCTCCTGTCATGCAGTCACAGTTTCTGTAAAGCCTGTCTTCAAAGATGGTGGACAGAGAAAACAACTCTTGAGTGTCCATTATGTAAGAGTACATCTTTACAAAGTGATCCACCCCTAAACTTGGCACTGAAGAACCTGTGTGAAGGTTTTTTACTGGAGAGAACTGAGAGACTTTCAACAGGGTCTGCAGATCTCTGCAGTCTGCACGCAGAGAAACTAAAACACTTCTGTCAGGATCATTATCAGCCAGTTTGTCTCATCTGTTTGCATTCAAATTCACACACCAACCACAGAATCATGCCTATCGATGAAGCAGCTCGGGCTTACAAGGAGGTACTTCAGGGCCTCCTGAAGCCCATACAGGAGAAACTGTGGCTCTTCAGTGACATTAAAGAAAACTTTGATCAAACAGCTCAAGACACTGAACTCCAGGCTCaagacacagagaggcagattaagGAAGTGTTCTCCATGCTTCAGAAGTTTCTCCAAAAGGAAGTGGAGGTCAGGGTTGCTGCACTGAGGGCGGAAAAGAAGCAGAAGAGtgagatgatgaagaggaagagtgAGGCTCTGAGCACAGAGATAGCCGCTCTTTCAGACACAatcagagaaacagaggaggtGCTGAGAGCTGAAGATCTCCCATTCCTGCAGAACTTCAAGACTGCAGCTGAGACAGTTCAGCTTTCCCTGCCGGATATACCAGAGCCGATCCCAAGTGCTCTGATAGACATGGCCGAACACCTGAACAACCTGTCCTTCAAAATCTTGGACAGTGTGAAGGAGAAGGTAACCTCCACTCGCAGTGTCCAGAAGCCCTGA